The following DNA comes from Lynx canadensis isolate LIC74 chromosome B1, mLynCan4.pri.v2, whole genome shotgun sequence.
TGTCTCTCCTGGAGCTCACGCCTCATGAGAAGTCACATCTTGATCAAAAAGCTTCATTGTCACAAAGACCAAAATATTCCATGTCAGCACATTCTTTCCATGTAGATAAGCCTACATAGGAATTAGAAAGTTAATTTGTTGTAAGAGCAGTTGGATGAATGAAATGTTTAATATCATGAGGCTCAAATAGGAGTTGTATTGCTGATGGGCCTGTAGATACTTTGTGGGCTCCAACTCCCCATATTAAGCTTTATCCTGCTGGTAGCCTTGTCACTGAGCCTGAAAAGTACCACCAAATCAGTGACGTaattctccctcttttctggGTGTGAATGGGAActattcaatatttttctcttgggAATCTCCATTTTTACACTTTTGTGACTTTATCTCCTTTTCCAGTATGTATGCCAGTATGTGTACTGGTATACATAGTATTTCTTTGGTTATGTTAATACATTTAGCCAAGTTACAGTGTTGTGATGTTGTATATATGTGTTCTGATTTGATCTTACAGTTGAACTTTCAGAGGgaaattgtttctttcacttttcttagTTCCTAGTTAATGTCTCTGAGAGACATAAATAGTAGACTTTCCTCTAAATTTCTTCAATTTAAACGTTTTTCTTGAGTTTATTATTGTTCTAAGATTGACTTCACCTTGTCTAGGTTTCAGTAGTAATTGAATTCATTATTGCTGTAGTACTTACCCTTTTTATATATCTcttctgattatttctttaaaagtagtCCATAAACCTTATTCTTGATACAGATTCCGCTCCAAAAAGTTtgaccattttatattcctaccattAGTGTATAAAGGTACCCATTCCATTAGACCCTGAGctataataattgttttaaagtctttgttcttCTGTAGGTCTGTATCGTTCAGATTATATAGATGAAGAAAGTGTTAATGTTGCTCAAAATGATTGTGTTAGTGTTTAATAGTTACTCTTAAAGTTTATGTGCTAATTTTGAAAGTAATTTCTAAAACAGTAAGTGttcttttacaaacatttttaacagctttgttAATTATTCTATACCTTTCAATTACCTATTTACagtatataattcagtgttttttttagtatattcacagatttaTACAGTCATCACTCACAGTCAATTTTAGggatatgcttttttttaatatgaaattttcaaTATCTTAGAGATGTGtggccttttgatttttttttttccaaaaagtggCTTTAGAATCAAATAGTTTATAATGAAGGCATTGACATGTGCTAAGGCATGAATAAGATGTTTAACGAAAAGTCTCAAATGTTGTCAATgatggtaaaaatgaaaaagtgctaTCTTGAAGAATTTTGAAAGTAAAGATTTGATATAAACAACTCTAGAAAAAACTCTTTTTGTATCTTTCCATGTAGCTAAAAGACCAGCTTCAGGACAAAGCTTGGCTTCTGTTGTGTCTGCTCAGAAAATTACAAAGCCTGCCGCTAAATACGGAGTACCTTTAACATATAAGAAATTTGGagataaaaaattacatgaaaagaaaCCACTTCAAAAACATAAACAGGTATGATCATATTACAAACTGTGTTAGTAACAAATtaaatttgatcttttttttttattgcagctCAATTCAGTTATCTTGATACTTATAAGATTGTTTTCATTAAGTTACTAAAGAACATTGCTATTCCCTGCTTCATGAGTCTTCTAAAACCGGGAAGACTTAACAAAATCACAAGGAAACATGAAGTAGATATATTAAGTAGTTGGTGCAATAAAGAGAAAGTGATGTTATCTGTGAAATCACTTTTGAACAACCTGAGCAGAGCGTTTGTTTTTGTGCCTAAAACAAGTAAATGTAATACACTTGTTGAAAATGTGGGAAAAATTTGTATTTGAGAATTCACAATcagataaataaatcaaaatcataGAGCTGGAAGGAATGTTACTGTATAGTCTGCTTTGtagtatttaattatatatatatttttttttctgggggagagagcaagagagagcacatgtgtgtccTCCCACGCACgtgctgccccctccctccccccgccacgtgcatgggagagaggcagagggaaagggaaagagaatcttaagtaggctcgatctcatgactgtaagatcatgacctgaaccaaaatcaagagttggcacttaaccaactgagccaccaggcatccctacTTGGTAATATTTCATCTGAAAAAATTAAGGCCTATAGCATTTAGGTGACATGCCTAAGAACACAGTGTTAGTTGCaagaatttgtcatttttcttcatgtcaaTAGCTGCATGCTTTGGCATAtgaaacctgttttgttttggacTACATATGTACctgtatgcatacatacatatatatgtgtttaggCACATGTGAACACATTGCTGTAAGATAAACTTCATGGTAGGAATCATCAGTCACTTTGGTTAAAATCTGTCATAAGGTAGTTCAAATGATTATTGTAAGTTAGTCTTCAAATAACTTGTGTAAGTCAGCATCCAGTCAGGAgaaaaaacacataataattttatcaagggaagtttaatataaataatCAGTAACTATTTTTAGGGAATGAACTTTAAGGGATAAAGAACTCTAAAGAATATAGGAATAGCAGATCATAGGAAGCAGCCACTCTTCCTAGGGCTGAGACAGAGTACCCAAAGAAGGAATACACTTTGGAAGATCTCCCCAGTCCCATCCTTAAGGCTGAGATTCAAATTTTATTGGTTGTGGTATGGCTGTAAACCACTGGATGGTGGAGTTCACTGATGTGCCATAGGCCGAGGCTGGCAAACATGAAACTGTCCACTGTAGAGCTGATGAAGCTCCTGGGAACCTGCCTAGAGTGCCAGTGAAATGTACTGGGGAGCTGCTTGAAGGATCGTTGAATCTTCTGGGAAGCCTTTTGGAGTGCGGGTGGGAGTTGCTAGAGGTTGCTGAACTCTTTGGGTAGTAGGCTGGGGTGCCAGTTGGGTCACCAGCAGAATTTGGTGGGAAGCTGGCCTTGGGGTTGCTGCTAAAGTTCACAGGGAAGCTGGCAGGGGCACCAGCAGAACAATCCTGGCAGCTGCCCACAGGGTAAATGTCACTGTGTGTCCCACATGCAGCAGgaacaagaagaaaggaagcatgCTAATCAGGAATAGAGGCTGTTTTCTTCTGCATTGTCCTTCCAACATTGTCTGCTGACAAAGCTTAACATCATGATAGCAAGCAGAGAAGACGTGTTTATATTGTCCACTTTCTTCTCACAAGGAGGACAATGGAGGGCGAATTTGTGGCTGGGGGGCAATATAAGTGGCATaccagtttttcttcttccttccctcttccttcccttcctccctcccttctgcccttcaGTATAACATTTATCTAGGCCTAATGGACCATTTCCATCATATCTTTTATTCCTCTTCTATAATCACCAGAAGCCCTGGACTCCAGACTTTTCCCTCTGGTCATAACCTAATCTGACCCCCACCCTCTGCATACCTCCCTAAACTCTTCCAGAAAGCCCTCTTGTTGCACATTATCAGCAAAATCCCTGTGTTCTACACTTCTTCACCTTTTTTGCTCTAAAACCTGGCTTGTCCCTGCACACACTATTGTACAACTTTCTTACATAGTGACTATTTTCTCTCTAATCCCTTAATACCGCTGGGTCTAGAACTAGGATGAGGGAGgtgttttccttgcttcttaCTGCAAGAGTCTCCCCTGCTCCCTAACTACCCCCCAAAGGTTTCTGAGGCTTTTCCTGCCAGACTATACACCTGTTAACCTTCTATGTTAGGTTCATCTGTAGACcctcattttttgaaaagtttaacaCTTGACTCCCTGTCACTCTTCCCAACACTGTCTTAATTCTTGGTGATTTCAGTGTCCAAAACAATGATCCTTCCAATAGTACACAGtcttttatttgttctctttcaGTGATTTTGTCCACCACCCTTAGAACTCTCACCTGTAGTCATACCATCACGTTTATCATTGTTGATAATAGCAACTCTTCCATAGTCTCAATTATAAGCATCCCATGACTTACCATTACTTCCTGTCTTTCCAGCTTACTCCTCAAGGACTCTACCTCCACAACTTCTTTGTCCTATTTGGATATATGGGTTttactagttgttttttttttcagtgtccctctcttcatttttattttcctgttttggcTTAAAATCCATATTCTTTCATTATAATTTACAAAGCCTCACCTCTCTTGCCCTTGTCTTTCACTATCACAAATTACCTAGCAAAAACTAACTTTGTGAAATCCAACTCTCCATCTCTTTTGTGCCTGAACTCGGGCAGTGGAATGTGGTTGGAGACAGCATACAACTATTCTGACTGGTCTCACTTTAGACTTATAACTAATAATGTCAAGTGAGCACCTTCTGGCCATCCTATTCTATTTCCTCAGTCTAATCACTCCCCCACTTTCTAGATGGTTATTTCTTACCTTCTTGTTTTCCACTTCAAGCAAATGACCTTGCTTCCTCTTttactgagaaaatagaagcaattgGAAGAAAATTTTCCCATGCTCTCACTACCACTACTTGCAGTCAGTCATATCTGTTTATAAATATCTGCTTTTCATCCTGTTACTTTGAGTGATCTGTCTCTGGTATGATCTGAGTCaaaccttccattttttttttaaatatatgaaatttagtgtcaaattggttcccatacaacacccagtgctcatcccaagaggtgcccgcctcaatacccatcacccaccctcccctctctcccaccccccatcaaaaccttccatttttttaaggtttttatttaaattccagttagttaacatgcatattagtttcaggtgtacaatatagtgattcaacacttccatacaacacccagtgttcatcacagcaagtatactccttaatccccattacctatttaactcatccctctacccacctcctctctagtaaccatcagttctctaaaagtgaagagtctgtttctgaaataaaagagagagaatctgttagtttgtctctctttccctttgctcatttgttttgtttcttaaattcatccTTGCCATTTgtatactattttttattatttctttgcctACTAAAGAACTCATACTCTTTTCTGCATCATATTTTTCCTATTACTGAATCATTTCTGTTAGCAATCAAATATGTTGTATCTTCCTTCtttaaagcaacaacaacaacaaaaacccccagACCCTTTCCTTATCTCTCATATCTCTTTCCAGCTACTTCCCTATATCTCTGCTTCCTTTAACAGCATAACTTTTCCAGAACATTGTTTATGCTGTCTCCAGttcttctcttctcattttgtcttgaACCCATCCACTCAGGGCTTTGTCATGCTGTTATAAAACCGCTCTTGGCAAGGACATTGGTGAGCTTTGTATTATTAAGTCTAGGGGTCAGTTCTCTTCTTCCTTGGCCTCAGTTTTTGACTCACTTGATTACCCCctccttctttaaatatttcttcacttGAGTTCAAAGTATTGCACTTTTCTGATTCCCCTCCTACCTGATTGACTGCTTTTCTCAGCCTCCTTGGTAAGTTCCTCCTCATGTTTCTGACCTCTCTACATGCTGAAATGCTTAAATACTCAGTCCTTGGGTATCTTTCCTCTTGTGCCATGCTCACTTTCTAATTGACAGCATCTGAAAACTGACACCCAGATTTTTATCTGCAGCCAATACTTCTTTCCTGAACTTGAGACTTACATCTGTCTTATCATCTTTAATTGAATTtctaataggcatctcaaaaTTCACATGTGTAAAACTGAACTGCTGATTGCACATCCTCCACACATCCCTTCTGAATTTAGTAAATGCTAACTTCATCCTTCTATTTGTTCTCATCAAAGACTTCTGGAGTTATCGTTGACTACCCTTCCAACATCACGTTCTGTTGactctgccttcaaaatataTGCAGTGGTCTTGACTATTCCTCATTATTTCTGTCACCAAATTAGTCCTAGCCACCCTCACCTTTCACCTTGGTTATAATGTTTTGGCTGATCTCACACCTTCTAAAATTACTTCAGTCTGTTCTCACTTGAGCAGCCTAATACTTCTTTTACCATGAAGGTCAGATCATTGCACTTTACTGCTTGAAACTTTGCATTGGCTTTTCATTTTACTCAATAAAAGCCAGAGTCCTTATAGTGGTCTACAGAGCCCTCTGATGCCCTTATTACCTCTCCAAGCCTTGTTTTCTACTCCCCCATTTGCTACCTAcctacccccaaccccagcctgcATTCTAATTAACTTTGTTGCCTTCAAACATTTCAAGCACTtatctgaaaatgtgtttttacttCCTATTCTCCTTTCCTAAAGGACTGTCCCTTAAGAAGACTGCGCAGTTTTCTCCTTAACTTCCTTCAGATTTGTATTCAGAACTCAATTTATGAATAGAGCTTTCATCCTTGATCACTCTATGTCATTTAACTGTCCCTCAACCCTACCCCCACAGTTTTATCTACTTtattgtgctttatttttcttcacatgaTAACTATCTAATGCACTGTGTATTTCTTACTTGTTTATCGctagtcttttttatttcagtgtaagCTCCGTGAAAGCAGGAATTTCTTGCTTGTTGTTATGTTCACTGGTTCCTGGCAAATGATTCTTGGCAAggagtaggcactcaataaatactttctgCATAAGTGAATAGATTAATGAATAGGAACTTAGATTTTGTCAAGTCAGTcaaatgttaattctttaaaagaatgaataacaacaaaaaattgtagtaaaactatttacaaaagcctttttgttactgtttttagcaaattgataaataataaaaaaataaaacctagagACGAAAACAATGGTCAACTTTCTTGAGAACACTGGAGTGTGTCTTTATTCCATGAGgtgaagactggaaaaaaaaaagttttggggcgcctgggtggcgcagtcggttaagcgtccgacttcagccaggtcacgatctcgcggtccgggagttcgagccccacgtcgggctctgtgctgactgctcagagcctggagcctgtttccgattctgtgtctccctctctctctgcccctcccccgttcatgctctgtctctctctgtcccaaaaataaataaacgttgaaaaaaaaaattaaaaaaaaaagttttaataactGTTTTCTTTAGTTATATAAATAGTCTGCTAAgattattatcaataatagcaCTAAGGATACTAACAATTAATATAATTCCTTTACCTGTCCTACCCAAGAATTCAAATCTAAGCATCATTAGACCCAGGCTTAttgacataaaaaaaacaaaatatattcatgtaGCAAACATTCAGTGGCAAAGTACTGCCCTACCAAATAAGTGTTATATTCACTTTGTGTTTGTGTATTGAACACTTTCCAGAACCTGCGTTCAATCCACCAATGTCAATAATGCTCCAAAATTGCAAGTCTGATCTAAATTGGACTTGGCATTAGTTAATGACTagtatgtacttttttctttcttttcgttATTCATTACatatcccttcttcctttttaaatgttcttttttctttgactctCTTTCCTGTGTAGGTACATGTGATATCGATACTGTATTATTATGTGAGCACTTGGAGAATACAAAGTAAAGACTATATTTCTTTTGCCCTCACATGTTACAGTTTAACTAGAGTCGTAGGCCTGAGAAAAGGCAAAAGGAGCAATTTGTATGGTAACTGTTCACACTGTTAGCTTGTAGGTTAAAGAATGTAATATTGGCATTATTTCCTGGAACACTACTATGCTGGCAGTGTGAATTGATGTTTATAGTTCTCGATTGTTCTAAGGGACTTAGGGAACACTAGGataaatttttttccagaggcttttcttgtttcttccccAGTTGTCCCTTTTACCCTCTAAAAAACAGGAAACAGGACAGTAACTCCTTTAGTACCTCATATGTATCTTCTTAATGCTGTTTTATTAGACTGTCATCTCTCTGAAGTTAGGGGctgtgttttacattttgcaCAAAGTGAGTGTTtaataagactttttaaaaaatcagtgaataaatgagtaaatgaaatgaatgcCAGCTTAGGCTGTGTGCCACCATTGCTGTCTTGCTGAGGGCCACTCTGTTGCAACAGCCACAGTCTCCTATGCCAGCCCTTGAGGCCTCCTGTACCTGGATCTGGGCCCTGGTTCCCAGCTGCACTGTCGTGGGCCACTGTCCAGTCAGTTCACTGCTACTCCCCTGAGTCACATGAGACAAATGAGGAGTTTGATGCCCACTGGATAACATACTTCAACAAGCCAGATACTGATGCTTGCGAATTGAGTAAAGGGATGAACATGCTTGTGGGCTGTGACCTGGTTCCAGAACCCAAAATCATTGATGCCGCTTTGCAGGCATTCAGACAGCTAAAGGATTTTGCTAGTGCATATCACATCCTAGAGGTTAGGACAAAGCAGAACCTCATAAGGAAATCTACTTCTGTGTCATCCAGGAACTTAGACCAGCTTTAAATGAACTGGAAATCTGCATTCCAGAGGAGCTGGGCCTTGACAAAGTGTACACCCCATGGATGGCTTCTCAAGGATTTATTCATAATGCTGCCTGATTATAGAAAATACTGATAATAACATATTACTTTATTTGAACAAGTTTTCCTCTATTGAGTACCAAACGATGTCATGGTAACTAGAACtttaataaaagggaaatgagtttgtactgaaaaggaaaaaaaaaatgaattccaaatcAGGAAAgtaatattctttaatattttaacagtaCTTAATAGGGTTAAAGGCCAGATAACAAGTCTGCTTTTAGGTACAAACAGTGTTGTTGAGTTTTTATTCTCAGTGCTTAAAGGTGACTACTTCAGTGTGAGGTCATGAAGAGAAAGCTTTAGAGCATtgaaatcaatttatttatttatttatttatttatttatttatttatttatttattaatgtttatttatttttgagaccgagagagacagagcatgaacggggggagggtcagagagagggagacacagaatctgaaacaggctccaggctctgagctcttagcacagagcccgatgcggggcttgaactcatggaccacaagatcaccacctgagccaaagtcagacgcttaactgactgagccacccaggttcctcgaaatcaatttttttatatacatgtgtAATTCTTGAGATGGAaacttcatttctgttacagttttTGGTTCTTCAAAGTAATTTAAGTAGTATAACTTTGAtttgcaggttttttttcctacaaagtaTGTATTCTAATAAATGTGCTGTAGTCTTTTAGAATAGTTTTGAGAGTTAAGGAAAGTAACATTCCCATTATCCAAACActgcatttaatttaaattaattttgtggtGGGCCCCTCCACATTTGTATTCAAATATACGTTACCTGTATTTTTCATGTGTATCTGATAGTTTATAGATAACttgttatgttttaatttaagaTTATATATACTTAATGTAAATGTTTGTTATTACCATCAGTGGTTGTATTATAATTCACTGATATGAAGTCAGTCAGAttgattacattctttttttttttttttttttaatttttttttcttcaacgtttttatttatttttgggacagagagagacagagcatgaattggggaggggcagagagagagggagacacagaatcggaaacaggctccaggctctgagccatcagcccagagccagatgcggggctcgaactcacggaccgcgagatcgtgacctggctgaagtcggacgcttaaccgactgcgccacccaggcgccccagattgaTTACATTCTTATAAACGTCTCCTTTGTTTTgatttaatgagatataattgacatataatactATATTGGTGTCAGGTATACCATAGACTGATTTGACATTTGTGTAcattgtgaaatggttaccaTAATAAGTCAGTCTGTCACCTTACTAAGTTCATGCAGTgtttattgactgtattcccccTGTTCACATTACCAACccatgatttaattattttataactggaagtttgtacttcttaattcTCTTCACCTAGTTTGTCCcctaccaccaccccccccttcccttctggtaaccatcagcttgttctctctagctatgaatctgagttttgttttttgttttttagattc
Coding sequences within:
- the LOC115511666 gene encoding LOW QUALITY PROTEIN: cytochrome c oxidase subunit 5A, mitochondrial-like (The sequence of the model RefSeq protein was modified relative to this genomic sequence to represent the inferred CDS: inserted 1 base in 1 codon), with the translated sequence MKLRLCATIAVLLRATLLQQPQSPMPALAVQSVHCYSPESHETNEEFDAHWITYFNKPDTDACELSKGMNMLVGCDLVPEPKIIDAALQAFRQLKDFASAYHILEVXDKAEPHKEIYFCVIQELRPALNELEICIPEELGLDKVYTPWMASQGFIHNAA